In Solanum stenotomum isolate F172 chromosome 6, ASM1918654v1, whole genome shotgun sequence, one DNA window encodes the following:
- the LOC125869185 gene encoding uncharacterized protein LOC125869185, translating to MDIAHCHLDGNADAVEFCPHESFHNVLAACTYTLQEGDQPSRTGSISLFDVDADSSRLSLIHRVQTAGIFDIKWSPMGGIVGPLLAQADADGYVRVHKLESCLDESQVPGNSLLEISDEHVSSSMCLCIDWNPSATSLAVGLSDGSVSIISFLESQLSISRDWKAHDFEVWAASFDIHQPQLVYTGSDDCKFSCWDLRDDPSNIAFQNRKVHTMGICCIAKSPSDPYTLLTGSYDEHLRVWDVRSTAKPVHETSISLGGGVWRIKYHPSVPDLVLTACMHNGFAVVKVKGDQAEVVETYNKHGSLAYGADWQRGRLEKNNVIATCSFYDQLLRVWMPEGNIPE from the exons ATGGATATAGCTCATTGCCATCTAGATGGAAATGCTGATGCTGTGGAGTTTTGTCCACACGAATCTTTTCACAATGTTCTAGCAGCATGTACGTATACTTTACAAGAAGGAGATCAACCTAGTAGAACTGGTAGTATATCCCTGTTTGATGTTGATGCTGATTCCAGTCGCCTTAGTTTGATACATAGAGTACAAACAGCTGGtatatttgatataaaatgGAGCCCGATGGGTGGAATTGTGGGGCCACTACTTGCTCAAGCTGATGCTGATGGTTATGTTAGAGTTCACAAACTTGAATCTTGTTTGGATGAATCACAAGTTCCTG GGAATAGTTTACTGGAGATAAGCGACGAACATGTCAGTTCCTCTATGTGCTTGTGTATAGACTGGAATCCGTCAGCTACATCCCTCGCTGTGGGGCTTTCAGATGGATCAGTCTCAATAATTTCATTCCTCGAGTCTCAGCTGAGCATTTCCAGAGACTGGAAAGCGCATGACTTTGAAGTTTGGGCTGCCTCTTTTGATATCCACCAACCACAGCTGGTGTATACAGGTTCAGATGACTGCAAATTTAGTTGCTGGGATTTGCGAGATGATCCCTCTAACATAGCATTCCAAAATAGAAAAGTTCACACAATGGGGATTTGCTGCATTGCTAAGAGTCCAAGTGACCCTTATACCTTACTCACCGGTAGCTATGATGAACACCTAAGGGTATGGGATGTAAGATCAACCGCAAAACCTGTACATGAGACGTCAATCTCCTTAGGTGGAGGGGTTTGGAGAATTAAGTACCATCCCTCTGTACCGGACCTAGTCTTGACTGCTTGTATGCACAACGGATTTGCAGTTGTCAAAGTTAAAGGTGATCAAGCTGAAGTAGTTGAAACCTATAATAAGCATGGTTCCCTGGCATATGGAGCAGATTGGCAAAGAGGTCGTTTAGAGAAGAATAATGTCATCGCTACTTGCTCGTTTTATGACCAGCTCCTTCGTGTATGGATGCCAGAAGGTAATATTCCCGAATAA
- the LOC125867515 gene encoding ureide permease 1-like isoform X1, giving the protein MDIWWPKWWLSPKKCSLFCVFSFFFLLKILDTLLQYDMDYWSLTKLAVFSPEKVLSSGFKMYMVESKGGAIACMLFSLLLLGTWPALLTLLERRGRFPQHTYLDYTITNLLAAVIIALTFGQFGPSTPEMPNFLTQLSQDNWPSVLFAMAGGMVLSLGNLSTQYAFAFVGLSVTEVVSASITVVIGTTLNYYLDDKINKAGILFSGVACFLVAVCLGSAVHSSNNADNKTKLDNYSNDCKDGVRNIKVSSFKPTNSNPGVTNGLENGDASEKAKFGTAAFLIELENTRSIKVLGKGTFIGLTITFFAGICFSMFSPAFNLATNDQWHTLKDGVPHLTVYTAFFYFSCFCFVIAMVLNLTFLYYPILNAPKSSFKAYLNDWNGRGWALLAGLVCGFGNGLQFMGGQAAGYAAADAVQALPLVSTFWGVILFGEYRRSSRKTYTLLAGMLLMFTAAVAILMASSGHRK; this is encoded by the exons ATGgatatttggtggcccaaatggTGGTTAAGTCCAAAAAAATGTTcacttttttgtgttttttcatttttctttttgttaaagATTCTTGATACCCTTTTGCAATATGATATG GATTATTGGAGCCTTACCAAGTTGGCAGTTTTTTCACCAGAAAAGGTCTTATCTAGTGGATTCAAGATGTATATGGTTGAAAGCAAAGGTGGTGCTATAGCTTGTATGCTATTTTCTTTGTTATTGTTAGGGACATGGCCAGCTCTACTGACTTTACTCGAAAGGCGAGGCCGTTTTCCTCAACATACTTATCTTGATTATACCATTACCAATCTGTTGGCTGCTGTGATCATTGCTTTAACCTTTGGTCAGTTTGGGCCGAGCACACCAGAAATGCCTAATTTTCTTACTCAACTCTCTCAG GATAATTGGCCCAGTGTCTTGTTTGCAATGGCTGGAGGGATGGTCCTCAGCCTCGGGAACCTCTCAACTCAATATGCTTTTGCTTTCGTTGGTTTGTCAGTCACCGAAGTTGTCTCTGCCAGCATTACAGTTGTTATAG GAACAACCTTGAATTATTACCTTGACGACAAAATTAACAAAGCTGGAATTCTGTTTTCTGGAGTTGCATGCTTCTTGGTTGCCGTTTGTTTAGGCTCTGCTGTTCATTCGTCCAACAACGCTGATAACAAAACCAAGCTTGATAATTATTCAAATGACTGTAAAGACGGAGTCAG GAATATTAAAGTTTCttccttcaaaccaacaaaTTCTAATCCag GTGTTACAAATGGTCTGGAGAATGGAGATGCTTCTGAGAAGGCAAAATTTGGAACTGCAGCTTTCCTTATAGAACTTGAGAACACGAGATCAATCAAG GTTCTCGGGAAGGGCACGTTCATTGGTTTGACCATAACATTCTTTGCTGGGATTTGCTTCTCTATGTTCTCGCCTGCGTTCAACCTAGCCACAAATGATCAATGGCATACTCTCAAAGATGGAGTTCCACACTTGACTGTCTATACAGCGTTTTTCTACTTCTCATGCTTTTGTTTTGTAATTGCCATGGTTTTGAACCTCACCTTCTTGTACTACCCTATACTAAATGCACCCAAGTCATCGTTCAAGGCTTATCTCAACGACTGGAATGGCAGAGGTTGGGCCCTTTTGGCTGGACTTGTGTGTGGCTTTGGTAATGGTCTCCAATTCATGGGGGGTCAAGCAGCTGGATACGCAGCTGCAGACGCTGTTCAG GCATTGCCTCTTGTTAGCACATTTTGGGGGGTGATTTTGTTTGGAGAATACAGAAGATCATCAAGGAAAACATATACACTTCTTGCAGGCATGTTGTTAATGTTTACAGCAGCTGTTGCAATTCTCATGGCATCATCAGGGCATCGCAAATAG
- the LOC125867515 gene encoding ureide permease 1-like isoform X2: protein MYMVESKGGAIACMLFSLLLLGTWPALLTLLERRGRFPQHTYLDYTITNLLAAVIIALTFGQFGPSTPEMPNFLTQLSQDNWPSVLFAMAGGMVLSLGNLSTQYAFAFVGLSVTEVVSASITVVIGTTLNYYLDDKINKAGILFSGVACFLVAVCLGSAVHSSNNADNKTKLDNYSNDCKDGVRNIKVSSFKPTNSNPGVTNGLENGDASEKAKFGTAAFLIELENTRSIKVLGKGTFIGLTITFFAGICFSMFSPAFNLATNDQWHTLKDGVPHLTVYTAFFYFSCFCFVIAMVLNLTFLYYPILNAPKSSFKAYLNDWNGRGWALLAGLVCGFGNGLQFMGGQAAGYAAADAVQALPLVSTFWGVILFGEYRRSSRKTYTLLAGMLLMFTAAVAILMASSGHRK, encoded by the exons ATGTATATGGTTGAAAGCAAAGGTGGTGCTATAGCTTGTATGCTATTTTCTTTGTTATTGTTAGGGACATGGCCAGCTCTACTGACTTTACTCGAAAGGCGAGGCCGTTTTCCTCAACATACTTATCTTGATTATACCATTACCAATCTGTTGGCTGCTGTGATCATTGCTTTAACCTTTGGTCAGTTTGGGCCGAGCACACCAGAAATGCCTAATTTTCTTACTCAACTCTCTCAG GATAATTGGCCCAGTGTCTTGTTTGCAATGGCTGGAGGGATGGTCCTCAGCCTCGGGAACCTCTCAACTCAATATGCTTTTGCTTTCGTTGGTTTGTCAGTCACCGAAGTTGTCTCTGCCAGCATTACAGTTGTTATAG GAACAACCTTGAATTATTACCTTGACGACAAAATTAACAAAGCTGGAATTCTGTTTTCTGGAGTTGCATGCTTCTTGGTTGCCGTTTGTTTAGGCTCTGCTGTTCATTCGTCCAACAACGCTGATAACAAAACCAAGCTTGATAATTATTCAAATGACTGTAAAGACGGAGTCAG GAATATTAAAGTTTCttccttcaaaccaacaaaTTCTAATCCag GTGTTACAAATGGTCTGGAGAATGGAGATGCTTCTGAGAAGGCAAAATTTGGAACTGCAGCTTTCCTTATAGAACTTGAGAACACGAGATCAATCAAG GTTCTCGGGAAGGGCACGTTCATTGGTTTGACCATAACATTCTTTGCTGGGATTTGCTTCTCTATGTTCTCGCCTGCGTTCAACCTAGCCACAAATGATCAATGGCATACTCTCAAAGATGGAGTTCCACACTTGACTGTCTATACAGCGTTTTTCTACTTCTCATGCTTTTGTTTTGTAATTGCCATGGTTTTGAACCTCACCTTCTTGTACTACCCTATACTAAATGCACCCAAGTCATCGTTCAAGGCTTATCTCAACGACTGGAATGGCAGAGGTTGGGCCCTTTTGGCTGGACTTGTGTGTGGCTTTGGTAATGGTCTCCAATTCATGGGGGGTCAAGCAGCTGGATACGCAGCTGCAGACGCTGTTCAG GCATTGCCTCTTGTTAGCACATTTTGGGGGGTGATTTTGTTTGGAGAATACAGAAGATCATCAAGGAAAACATATACACTTCTTGCAGGCATGTTGTTAATGTTTACAGCAGCTGTTGCAATTCTCATGGCATCATCAGGGCATCGCAAATAG